A stretch of DNA from Gimesia chilikensis:
GGGAGGCACGACGACGACGATCTCTTTCACGCCTGCGGTCTGTGCGGGGATCGCGGTCATCAGCAGGGTCGAAGGATACGCGGCTGCGCCGCCCGGAATGCAGACACCGACCCGTTTGAGGGGGAGGTACCGCTGACGGAGTTCGACGCGAGACTCCCCTGCCTCGCGGAGGACTTTGACGTCGTCCGGCAGCAGAGCCGACTGGAACTCGATGATGTTCTCACGAATGCGACGCAGCGTGGCGAGATACTCGGGGTCGGCCTTGGCGTGGGCTTCCTGGAGTTCCTCAGCCGAGACACGCATGGTCTCGGGGGTGAGCTGCTTGCGATCGAGCTTTTCCGAGTAATCGAGGAGTGCGTCGAGGCCTTTGTCGCGGACATCGTTACAGATCCGTTCGACGACCTCCTGCGGAGAGAGAGGTTCGCCGAACAGTTCGATGGTCCGCTGACGACCGGCTTCGGAGACGACGTTGCCGCGGGGGCTCAGCTTCTCACGGAGTTCGCTGAAGAGTGCGGTGGCATCGTCGCGAGTGCAGTCGATGGTCGTGATATCAAGATCGCTGTGCTGTGTCATGAGTCAGAGTTCTGTCTGTTACGCGATGCCGGGCACGGGGAAGTTCTGAGCGAATTCCTCGATTTCCCCTTTGACGGCACTGATGGTCGCTTCGTCTTCGGGGGCGCCGAGGACTTTGAGAATCCAGGCACCGACCTTTTTCATCTCGTCTTCTTTCATGCCGCGCGTGGTGAGTGCGGCGGTCCCGATGCGAATCCCGCTGGGATCGAGGGGCTTGCGTTGATCGTAGGGGATCATGTTTTTGTTGACGGTGATGCCGGCCTTGTCGAGGGCTTCTTCAGCGATCTTACCGGCGAGGCCGATGGCGGTGACGTCGCAGAGCATCAGGTGGTTGTCGGTTCCGCCGGACGCGAGCTTGATGCCGCCGGCCATCAGGGCATCGGCGAGGGTCTTCGCGTTGGCGACGATCTGCCGGGCGTAGGCTTTGAAGTCGTCGGTAGCGGCTTCTTTGAAGCAGACGGCTTTACCGGCGATGACGTGTTCCAGCGGTCCCCCCTGGATACCCGGGAAGACTTCGCGGTTAAGGTCTTTGGCGTACTTCTTCTTCATGAGGACGAAGCCGGACCGGGGACCACGCAGTGTTTTGTGGGTGGTGGAGGTGACGAAGTCGGCGACTTCAACCGGGTTGTTGTGCACGCCACCAGCGACGAGGCCGGAATAGTGGGCCATGTCGACCATCAGGACGGCACCGACTTCAGCGGCGATTTCTGCGAACTTGGGGTGATCGATTTCGCGGGGGTACGCGGAGGCACCAGCGATGATCATTTTAGGTTTGTGTTCGCGGGCCAGTTTGGCAACCTGATCGTAGTCGATCTGGTGATTGTCTTCCCGTACGCCGTAAGGAACGGGGTTATAGAGATTGCCCGAGAAGTTGAGTTTCATGCCGTGAGTGAGGTGACCGCCGTGTGCGAGGTCCATCGCCAGGAAGGTGTCGCCTGGTTTGAGGACGGTGAAGTAGACGGACATGTTGGCCTGGGAACCGGAGTGCGGCTGGACGTTGGCGTATTCGGCACCGAAGAGGCTGCAGGCCCGATCGCGGGCGATGTTTTCGATGACGTCGACGTTTTCACAACCGCCGTAGTAACGGCGTCCGGGGAGTCCTTCGGCGTATTTGTTCGTCAGGATCGAGCCGGCTGCTTCCATGATCGAAGCACTGGTGTAATTTTCAGAGGCGATGAGTTCCAGACCGTCTTTCTGACGTTTGGCTTCAGCCTGAATCAGGTTCCAGATTTCGGGGTCATTCGACTCGAGCACGGACATTCCAATCAACTCCCATGGATGTATGGTCAAAATTCGGGGTACAAACAGTACCCTGAGCAGGAAAAAGACTTATTTTGCTCCCTTATAATGAAGGATCGGCCTGAAAGCTACCCAACGGATTCGCGTATCAGTATCCTCAAGGAAAGTTTACCTCCTGGGGGTATGATATTTTGAAACTCGCATCTGATAACCCCCTTTTTTCTCGATATTTATGAAGAAATTCTGTATTACTGAGACTATGGCTGAGACAGAAGAAGAACAACCTGATCAACTGCTGCAGGGCTCGCCGGCGCTACAGGGAGAGCGTGTGGTTTTTACCGGTACGCTCGCCTCCATGACACACCACAAGGCGTGGGAGTTCGTCGAGCAGCACGGAGGTCAGGCGGCCCAGCATGTGAGTCGTTCGACGACGCTGCTGGTGGTGGGTGAAGAGGGCTGGCCGCTGGAAGCAGACGGTTCGCCTTCCGTCAATCTGAGCCAGGCCCAGGAACTGATTCAGGAAGGGACGCCGATCCGGATCATCAAGGAATCGGACTGGCTGGCGCTGATTGAACTTCGCGATCCCGGCGTGAATATGGATCAGCTTTATACACCCGCGATGCTGACACAGATGCTGAATATCCCGGTGGGGACCATCCGCAGATGGGAACGCCAGGGACTGATTAAGCCGGTGCGGAAGATTTTCCGACTCCCCTACTTTTCCTTCCAGGAAGTCGCGAGCGTGCGGAGACTGTCGCAGCTGCTGGAATCGGGCGTGCATCCGCGGGAACTGGAAGAAAGCCTGCAGCACCTGGGGAAGGTCTTCAACGAGATCGATGCCCCGCTCTCGCAGCTGACGCTGCTTTCACAGGACGCACAACTGCTGCTGAAAGATGAGCGGGGTCTGATCGATCCCAAACAGGGACAGCGGGTGTTCGACTTTGGTACGGAAGAGACCGAAGTTCCCGAGCTGGCGGGTGAAGAGGAGTTCGAGGGGACGATTGAGTTCACCGAGCACCTGAAGACGCCCGAGGTGAAGGACCGGAGCGCGGAAGAATGGTTCCAGGAAGGCTGCCAGTACCTGGACGCGGGGGAAGCGAAACCCGCGATCGAGGCGTTCCGACTGTCACTGCTGGGGCAACCCGATGTGCCGGAAACGCATCTGCATCTGGCCGAGGCGCTGTATCTCAAAGGAAATACGGAGGGAGCGCTCGAGCGATATTACGCGGCGGTGGAATGGGATCACGATTACATCGAAGCGTGGACGCAGCTGGGTTGTCTGCATAACGAGCTGGGCGATCCGGAAGCGGCGCTGCAGGCGTTTGAGATCGCGCTGCAGGTTCACCCCGATTATCCGGATGCGCATCTGCATACTGCGGAAGTTTTGCACCAGTTGAACCGCGTGGAAGAGGCGGTGCCCCACTGGAAGATATATCTCGAATTCGACGAAATGGGCCCCTGGGCGGATATGGCTCGTCAGCGGCTGGAGGAATTCGAAGACGACGATGAGGAACTGACGTTCCCCTGATGCGGCGGCGATAGCGAAACGACAGTACAGACTGGACTTGTCGCTGCTGCGCCGATCAGGAAAATCGTGTCTGGTTCGGGAGTCCTCTGGCTTGCTTCCCGGTCGCCCGCAGAGTATGTTGTTATTTTGACGCCAAAATAAAACTTCTGCAGATGGGAAACCGAACCGGATGAAAATCGAACGCATCGAGACACTGGTGTGTCACGCCCGGATGAGAAACTGGGTGTTTGTGAAAGTGGTCACCGATCAGCCTGGACTGTTCGGCTGGGGTGAAGCGACACTGGAGTGGCACACGCGGGGGATCGTGGGGACGATCGAGGATCTGTCCCAGCTGTTGATCGGCGAAGACCCCCGACGGGTGGAATATCTGTGGCAGATGATGTGGCGGCAGCACTTCTGGCACGGGAGTGGCGTCACACGGTCGACGGCGATTGCCGGTATCGATCTGGCGTTGTGGGACATCCTGGGGAAGATTCACGGCGTGCCCTGTCATCAGTTGTGGGGCGGCCCGGTGCGGGATTACATCCGGCTGTACTGTCATCTGGGGGGCGGCAATATGGAGTCGTTCTACCAGACGTCGACCGACAATGCGGCTCAGTTCGCAGATCTGGCGCAACAGGCGGTGGCGGACGGGTTCACGGCGTTTAAGTCGATGGCGGTGCCTCCCACGATGCCGATTGAAGGTCTGAAGCCTGTGAAAGCGGCTGACGACTGTGTCGCAGCGATGCGGGAGGCGGTGGGAGACGAGATCGACATCATGGTGGACTGCCATGCCCGCCCTTCTCCGGCGATGGGGCTGCAGTTCGCGCAGGCACTGGATCCGTATGGACTGTATTTCTTCGAAGAGCCGTGCTGGCCGGAATCGATCGAGAGCCTGGCGCGGATCAATGCGGCGGTGACGACGCCGATCGCGACGGGAGAGCGGCTGACGCACCTGGCAGCGTTCCGGGATCTGTTCGAGAAACGGGGCTGCGAGATCTGTCAGCTGGACCTGACCCATTGCGGCGGGTTCACGGAAGCGCGGCGGATCGCAGCGCTGGCAGACGCGCACCGCATCGCGTTGGCGCCGCATAATCCACAGGGGCCGGTGAGTACGGCGGCATCGCTGGAATTTGGATTTTCGCAGCCGAGCTACATCATCTGTGAGTCGGTGCACGAGGACGTGCCCTGGCGTCAGGATGTGGTCGAGGAAGGTTTCGAGATTGATCCTGCGACGCGAACAGTGAAGCCGAACACGAAGCCGGGCCTGGGGATTTCGATCAACGAGGACGAGGTCAAAAAGCATCCGTTCGAACAGGAGACGGTGCAGCGAGTCTTCTACCAGGACGGAGCCATCGGCGACTGGTAAGCCGAAGCGGGTCAACACAGCGGACGATTCAAACTGGCAGCAGCGCTCCATCGGAAAGCGGAGGCGAAGATGAGTGAACGAGCTTTAGCAGCGAAAACAGAGGCGTTCTTTCGGGGAAGGATCGGAGTGGCGACGGTGGACATCACCCCGCCGGTGGGGATCTATGCCCGGAACTGGGGGGCCGCGAAACACGACGTGGCGGACTGGATCCATCGCAAACTGACATTGAACGCGCTGGTGCTCTGCGAAACCGACTCCCAGCAGCCGGCGGTGTTTCTGGACGGGGACCTGGGATGGTGGCGCTCGCTGCCGACGTTTCGCCGGTTTCAGTCAAGGTTGCTGGAGGCGCTCAAACTGGACGAGGCTTCGCTGATCTTCGGCGTCACGCACACGCATGCGTCGCCTCCGCTGACGGATCCTGATCCCGATCTGCCGGCGAGCGACATGCTGGCGGAGTTCCTGGAGCAGGTCTACGAAGCGTCGGTCAAGGTCACACTGCAGGCGATGAAAAACGCGACCGAGGCGGTGGTGGAATGGAAGACCGGGCGTTGCGAACTGGCGGGGATGCGGGATCTGCCCGACCCGGACGGGGAGCGATTGATCTGCGGCTGGAATCCGGACGAGCCCGCTGACGATACGCTGGTGATCGGACGAATCAGCGATCTGGAGGGGGCGTTGCAGGCGGTGATCGTGAATTACGCCTGTCATCCGACGACGCTGGCGTGGGAGAATACGGCGATCTCGCCCGATTATCCGGGAGCGATGCGCGAGACGATTCAGAAGACGTTGGGGGTCCCTGCCCTGTTCATGCAGGGGGCATCGGGAGAGCTTGCGCCGCGGTATCAGTACGTGGGCGATCCTACGGTGGCGGATCGTCACGGGAGACAACTCGCGTATGCGGCACTGGCAACGCTGGAGAACATGGATCCTCCAGGCACGCGTCTGGCATACAAGGGAGTGATGGAATCAGGCGCACCGCTGGCGGTGTGGAAGCATGCCCTGGTGACGCCGGTCAGTCTGTTGAAACGGAAGAAAGTCACCGTGGAGATGCAGATCAAAGACTGGCCGACCGCGGACGAACTGGAGCAACAACGACAGGCGTGTACTGATCGGGCGCTGGAGGAACGACTCAGACGCAGGCGGAATATTCGTCGCGGGATTGGAGACGGAGATACTTTAGAACTGCCGATCTGGGTGTGGCGAATGGGGGATACGATATTGGTAGGAAGCCCGACCGAAGCGTATTCGATTCTGCAACGAACGTTGCGAGAGCGGTTTCCCGAGCGGACGATTGTCTGTCTGAACCTGATCAACGGAACGACTGGTTACCTGACGCCGGAGGAACTGTATGACCTGGATCTGTACCAGGTGTGGCAGACGCCGTTTGCCCGGGGCGGACTGGAAAAGCTGATCGCGGGGATGACCGAGGCGATTGAAGACATCATCCAGGAGTGAGCGACGATAAGAGACGCGACCTGAAAATTTGAAACTGACAGACTTAGCAGAAAGAACAGATCCATGGCCGGAATGATTCGAGGAGTACTGCCGGTACTGCATACGCCGCTCCTGGAGGACGAGACGATTGATCGGGACGCTTTGGCGCGGGAGATCGACTGGTGTTATGAAGTGGGAGCAGACGGCGTCTGTGGGGCGATGGTTTCGGAGGTACTGCGTCTGACCTACGAGGAGCGCGGGGAACTCACGCGGCTGATGGCAGAACTGTCAAAAGGCCGCGGCGTGGTGGTCGCCAGCGTGGGAGCGGAGAGCACACGTCAGGCACTGGTCTATGCACGACAGGCTGAAGAGGCGGGCTGCGATGCGGTGATGGCGATCCCCCCGGTGACGACGGCGATTCCGGAAGCGGCGCTGTGGGATTATTTCGCGACGATCGCACGCGAGTGTGCCCTGCCCCTGATTGTGCAGGATGCGTCTTCATATGTGGGGAACGCAATTTCCATCGATTTTTATCGTCGACTGCTGGATGAGTTCGGGGCGGAAAAAATCCGGTTCAAGCCGGAAGCGTCTCCCATTGGTCCGAACCTGTCGGCACTCCGCGATGCGACCGCAGGACAGGCATTGATCTATGACGGTTCGGGCGGGATTCTGCTAGTGGACGCGTATCGGCGGGGAATTACGGGGACGATGCCGGGCGTGGATCTGCTGGATGGAATCGTGGCGCTGTGGAATGCACTGCGGGCCGGAGATGACAAGGCGACGTATCGGATTTCGTTTCCGATCAGTGCGCTGGTGGCGCTGCAGTTACAGGCGGGGCTGGATGGATTTCTGGCGATCGAGAAATACCTGCTGGTGAAGCGGGGAATCTTTACTTCGGCGCAGCGCTGCACGCCGCATGCGTGGGATCTGGATGAAGAAACACAGGCGGAAGTGGATCGACTGTTTGATCGATTAATGCAGGCGTTAGCAGACGAGTAAGACACTCCAGCCGAGAGGGACGATCTCTGTGACTGATCAGGATGAGCCGAAACTGACTTCGTATGGAACACCGACGCGTGCCCGCTTTCTGGTACTGACACTGTTGTGTCTGGTGGCAGCGGTGGCTTACATCAGCCGAAATGCGATTTCGGTGCCCGCCAAACTGATCCAGGAAGAGCTTGATATCACTCAGACGCAGATGGGCTGGGTGATGAGTGCCTTTTTCTGGAGCTACGCGCTGTCACAGATTCCGAGTGGCTGGATTGCCCATGTGTGGGGCACGCGACGATCGCTGACCGCGTTTGCCGTCCTGTGGTCAATCGCGACGGCGCTGACTGGAATGGTAACCGGGTTCTGGATGCTGATTGGCGTGCGGTTGATCTTTGGGATTTCACAGGCGGGGATATTCCCCTGTTGTGCGAGTACGATTTCGAAGTGGTTGCCCCATGCCCGACGCGGTCTGGCCAGTGGGTTGCTGGGCAGTTTTATGTCCATTGGAAGTGCCTTTGGTGCGTTCAGTATCGGTCTGCTGCTGGCGGGGATTCATGTTGGAGGCATTGAAATACCTGGGGTTTCCTGGCGGACGATCATGTATCTGTGCGCGGTGCCGAGCTTTATCTGGGCGGTCGTGTTTTATTACTGGTTCCGTGATCGCCCCGAAGATCATCCAGCGGTGAATCCGGCCGAGTTGCATCTCATTCGAGGGGATGAGTCGGAGACGTCAGCAGAGAAGACAAAAGATGATCCGAAGGAAACACACGCCGAGCCGACGCCCTGGGGGCAGATTCTGACCAGCTTTTCCATGTGGATGATCTGTGGTCAGCAGTTTTTCCGGGCGGCGGGGAATATTTTCTATATGACGTGGTTTCCCGTCTATCTGCAGAAGGCGCGGGATATCAGCCTGGCCTCTTCCGGCATTTTGACCAGTCTTCCGCTGTTGACGTTCGTGGTGGGGAACTTTCTGGGAGGAATCGTGGTGGATCTGGTACTGCAACGGACCGGGAGCCGTCGCTGGAGTCGACAGGGAGTTGCGATTGTCGCCATGCTGGGCTGCGGGCTGTGTACGCTGTGTGCCTATTTTGTGAAAGAGATGAATCTGGCGATGACACTTATTTCGATCAGCATGTTCTTCGCGGGTCTGGGAGGGGCTTGTGGTTACACAGTGACGATCGATAAAGGGGGCCAGCATGTGGCGCCGATCTTCGGGATGATGAATATGATGGGCAACCTGGGAGCCGCCCTGCTCCCGGTTGTGGTAGGAGCGATGTTCGATGCGGGCCGGTATGAATCAGTGCTGATTCTGATGGCGGGCATTTATGTGAGTGCCGCATTGTGCTGGATGCTGCTCAATCCGAACGGAACCGTTTTCAAGGAAAAACGGCAAGCAGCCCAGACGTAAAAAAACTCTGACCGGGGACACCGATCAGAGCGAGCTGGTTTATCTG
This window harbors:
- the glyA gene encoding serine hydroxymethyltransferase, with protein sequence MSVLESNDPEIWNLIQAEAKRQKDGLELIASENYTSASIMEAAGSILTNKYAEGLPGRRYYGGCENVDVIENIARDRACSLFGAEYANVQPHSGSQANMSVYFTVLKPGDTFLAMDLAHGGHLTHGMKLNFSGNLYNPVPYGVREDNHQIDYDQVAKLAREHKPKMIIAGASAYPREIDHPKFAEIAAEVGAVLMVDMAHYSGLVAGGVHNNPVEVADFVTSTTHKTLRGPRSGFVLMKKKYAKDLNREVFPGIQGGPLEHVIAGKAVCFKEAATDDFKAYARQIVANAKTLADALMAGGIKLASGGTDNHLMLCDVTAIGLAGKIAEEALDKAGITVNKNMIPYDQRKPLDPSGIRIGTAALTTRGMKEDEMKKVGAWILKVLGAPEDEATISAVKGEIEEFAQNFPVPGIA
- a CDS encoding tetratricopeptide repeat protein, which codes for MAETEEEQPDQLLQGSPALQGERVVFTGTLASMTHHKAWEFVEQHGGQAAQHVSRSTTLLVVGEEGWPLEADGSPSVNLSQAQELIQEGTPIRIIKESDWLALIELRDPGVNMDQLYTPAMLTQMLNIPVGTIRRWERQGLIKPVRKIFRLPYFSFQEVASVRRLSQLLESGVHPRELEESLQHLGKVFNEIDAPLSQLTLLSQDAQLLLKDERGLIDPKQGQRVFDFGTEETEVPELAGEEEFEGTIEFTEHLKTPEVKDRSAEEWFQEGCQYLDAGEAKPAIEAFRLSLLGQPDVPETHLHLAEALYLKGNTEGALERYYAAVEWDHDYIEAWTQLGCLHNELGDPEAALQAFEIALQVHPDYPDAHLHTAEVLHQLNRVEEAVPHWKIYLEFDEMGPWADMARQRLEEFEDDDEELTFP
- a CDS encoding enolase C-terminal domain-like protein, with protein sequence MKIERIETLVCHARMRNWVFVKVVTDQPGLFGWGEATLEWHTRGIVGTIEDLSQLLIGEDPRRVEYLWQMMWRQHFWHGSGVTRSTAIAGIDLALWDILGKIHGVPCHQLWGGPVRDYIRLYCHLGGGNMESFYQTSTDNAAQFADLAQQAVADGFTAFKSMAVPPTMPIEGLKPVKAADDCVAAMREAVGDEIDIMVDCHARPSPAMGLQFAQALDPYGLYFFEEPCWPESIESLARINAAVTTPIATGERLTHLAAFRDLFEKRGCEICQLDLTHCGGFTEARRIAALADAHRIALAPHNPQGPVSTAASLEFGFSQPSYIICESVHEDVPWRQDVVEEGFEIDPATRTVKPNTKPGLGISINEDEVKKHPFEQETVQRVFYQDGAIGDW
- a CDS encoding alkaline ceramidase, encoding MSERALAAKTEAFFRGRIGVATVDITPPVGIYARNWGAAKHDVADWIHRKLTLNALVLCETDSQQPAVFLDGDLGWWRSLPTFRRFQSRLLEALKLDEASLIFGVTHTHASPPLTDPDPDLPASDMLAEFLEQVYEASVKVTLQAMKNATEAVVEWKTGRCELAGMRDLPDPDGERLICGWNPDEPADDTLVIGRISDLEGALQAVIVNYACHPTTLAWENTAISPDYPGAMRETIQKTLGVPALFMQGASGELAPRYQYVGDPTVADRHGRQLAYAALATLENMDPPGTRLAYKGVMESGAPLAVWKHALVTPVSLLKRKKVTVEMQIKDWPTADELEQQRQACTDRALEERLRRRRNIRRGIGDGDTLELPIWVWRMGDTILVGSPTEAYSILQRTLRERFPERTIVCLNLINGTTGYLTPEELYDLDLYQVWQTPFARGGLEKLIAGMTEAIEDIIQE
- a CDS encoding dihydrodipicolinate synthase family protein; this encodes MAGMIRGVLPVLHTPLLEDETIDRDALAREIDWCYEVGADGVCGAMVSEVLRLTYEERGELTRLMAELSKGRGVVVASVGAESTRQALVYARQAEEAGCDAVMAIPPVTTAIPEAALWDYFATIARECALPLIVQDASSYVGNAISIDFYRRLLDEFGAEKIRFKPEASPIGPNLSALRDATAGQALIYDGSGGILLVDAYRRGITGTMPGVDLLDGIVALWNALRAGDDKATYRISFPISALVALQLQAGLDGFLAIEKYLLVKRGIFTSAQRCTPHAWDLDEETQAEVDRLFDRLMQALADE
- a CDS encoding MFS transporter is translated as MTDQDEPKLTSYGTPTRARFLVLTLLCLVAAVAYISRNAISVPAKLIQEELDITQTQMGWVMSAFFWSYALSQIPSGWIAHVWGTRRSLTAFAVLWSIATALTGMVTGFWMLIGVRLIFGISQAGIFPCCASTISKWLPHARRGLASGLLGSFMSIGSAFGAFSIGLLLAGIHVGGIEIPGVSWRTIMYLCAVPSFIWAVVFYYWFRDRPEDHPAVNPAELHLIRGDESETSAEKTKDDPKETHAEPTPWGQILTSFSMWMICGQQFFRAAGNIFYMTWFPVYLQKARDISLASSGILTSLPLLTFVVGNFLGGIVVDLVLQRTGSRRWSRQGVAIVAMLGCGLCTLCAYFVKEMNLAMTLISISMFFAGLGGACGYTVTIDKGGQHVAPIFGMMNMMGNLGAALLPVVVGAMFDAGRYESVLILMAGIYVSAALCWMLLNPNGTVFKEKRQAAQT